From the genome of Flavobacterium luteolum, one region includes:
- a CDS encoding TrmH family RNA methyltransferase has product MQLTHEENQFERKTFPITLICDHIYFQQNIGSLFRISEAFGVENIIFFGKDIPLTPRKINKTSRSTHLHVSHSVIEDYNELHSFLTANDFEIIALEITSNSKPLKEVTIPENKKIALLIGSEINGISEELLKLSNQIVHINMFGKNSSMNVVQAASIALYEITSL; this is encoded by the coding sequence GTGCAGCTTACTCACGAAGAAAATCAATTTGAAAGAAAAACATTTCCCATTACTTTGATATGTGATCATATTTATTTTCAGCAGAATATTGGTTCTTTATTCAGAATTTCTGAAGCTTTTGGAGTTGAAAATATTATTTTTTTCGGAAAAGATATTCCGCTTACACCTCGCAAAATCAACAAAACTTCTAGAAGCACACATCTTCATGTTTCGCATTCTGTAATAGAAGACTACAATGAGCTTCACTCCTTTTTAACCGCTAATGACTTTGAAATTATTGCTTTAGAAATAACTTCAAACAGTAAACCTTTGAAAGAAGTTACGATTCCTGAAAACAAAAAAATTGCGCTTTTGATTGGAAGTGAAATTAACGGAATATCTGAAGAACTTCTTAAACTTTCTAATCAAATCGTGCATATCAATATGTTTGGCAAAAACAGCAGTATGAATGTGGTGCAGGCTGCGAGTATTGCGCTTTACGAGATTACTTCTTTATAA
- a CDS encoding fatty acid desaturase family protein — translation MEKLKRPVYVKPGADDFFKKMRLEVNETVLKNSSLYVLNVVKSLGLLAVFFLFYACILIFGNQTPLLFLFYILSGITMIVLFINAFHDAAHGALFKKPKHNEWFLYVLELFGSNHWLWMRRHISLHHAYPNVPDWDIDIKQSDIIRIFPNSPLFNYHKYQHIYMWFIYPLYSLNWLYIRDFKDFFGTKDNYVKRVVDKIPRQEVYRLFAAKIINLIYLLFIPMMLLSQPWYMVLFAWLSMHLCGSAIGVVALVSTHVDEDAHFPHTDEDGNLSDTWVMHQMIVTKDFSTESKLANFLYGGFTHHVAHHLFPAVGHTYYPYITPIIRRYAEEYNLPYTSYPFYHAVRSHFRMLRDKGVKENILITGEI, via the coding sequence ATGGAAAAATTAAAACGACCGGTTTATGTTAAACCAGGAGCAGATGATTTTTTTAAAAAGATGCGTTTAGAAGTGAATGAAACGGTCTTAAAAAACTCGTCTTTGTATGTATTAAATGTCGTGAAGTCTTTAGGACTTCTGGCAGTATTTTTTTTGTTCTACGCCTGTATTTTAATTTTCGGAAACCAGACGCCCTTACTATTTCTTTTTTACATTTTGTCTGGTATTACAATGATCGTTTTATTTATAAATGCTTTTCATGATGCTGCACATGGAGCTTTGTTTAAAAAGCCTAAGCATAATGAATGGTTTTTATATGTTTTAGAATTATTTGGCAGTAATCACTGGCTTTGGATGCGACGCCATATAAGTCTGCATCATGCTTATCCAAACGTGCCAGATTGGGACATTGATATCAAGCAGAGCGATATTATTAGAATATTTCCAAACAGTCCGCTATTTAATTACCACAAGTACCAGCATATTTACATGTGGTTTATTTATCCTCTTTATAGTCTTAATTGGCTTTATATTAGAGACTTTAAAGATTTTTTTGGAACAAAGGATAATTACGTAAAAAGAGTGGTGGATAAAATACCGAGACAGGAAGTGTATAGACTTTTTGCGGCAAAGATTATTAATCTTATTTATTTGCTTTTTATTCCTATGATGTTGTTAAGCCAGCCTTGGTACATGGTTTTGTTTGCTTGGCTTTCTATGCATCTATGCGGCAGTGCGATTGGAGTTGTAGCTTTAGTTTCTACACATGTTGATGAAGATGCCCATTTTCCACATACGGATGAAGATGGAAATCTTTCTGACACTTGGGTAATGCATCAAATGATTGTTACTAAGGATTTTAGCACTGAAAGTAAATTGGCTAATTTTCTTTATGGCGGATTTACGCATCATGTGGCACATCATCTTTTTCCTGCTGTTGGCCATACGTACTATCCTTATATTACGCCAATTATAAGACGTTATGCAGAAGAATATAATCTGCCATACACTTCGTATCCGTTTTATCATGCTGTTCGTTCTCATTTTAGAATGCTGAGAGACAAAGGAGTAAAAGAAAATATTTTGATTACAGGAGAGATATAA
- a CDS encoding helix-turn-helix domain-containing protein, whose protein sequence is MMYHEKLSKFFKDKGLKQKEVGAILGFSPAMIGRYLHGTASMGSEFIISLSKNFPDVDLNDLFAPDEQDMVNEVGAIYEKQNILNDLQEIEGRIHNIRLRLADKKFEE, encoded by the coding sequence ATGATGTATCACGAGAAACTAAGTAAATTCTTTAAGGATAAAGGATTAAAGCAGAAGGAAGTCGGGGCAATTCTAGGATTTAGCCCTGCAATGATTGGAAGATATTTACATGGGACAGCTAGTATGGGTTCTGAATTTATTATTAGCTTGAGTAAAAATTTTCCTGATGTGGATTTGAATGATCTTTTTGCTCCCGATGAGCAAGATATGGTTAATGAAGTCGGCGCGATTTATGAAAAACAAAATATTCTGAATGATTTGCAAGAGATTGAAGGTCGTATTCATAATATTAGATTGCGATTGGCAGATAAAAAGTTTGAGGAATAA
- a CDS encoding PRC-barrel domain-containing protein encodes MENKDRNLYRLDELSDYKVASNYSDVRGWKIVDSDNRTIGKIDNLWVNKDMQRVVYLDVNLDKGLIEDSRNEVHDAIANENGKEFIYKDGDSHIIIPIGSVSINKDTKIVMANNIGYDTFRKTSRYNWQNDFDREYERRVLNSYYPTEESRLASESNDDTFYKRREFDNY; translated from the coding sequence ATGGAAAATAAAGATAGAAATTTATACAGATTAGATGAGCTTTCCGATTATAAAGTTGCTTCAAACTATTCTGATGTAAGAGGTTGGAAAATTGTAGACTCAGACAACCGCACGATAGGAAAAATTGATAACCTATGGGTTAATAAAGATATGCAACGTGTTGTTTATCTAGACGTTAACCTTGATAAAGGATTAATAGAAGACAGTCGTAATGAAGTGCATGATGCAATTGCGAATGAAAATGGAAAGGAATTTATCTATAAAGATGGAGACAGCCACATTATTATACCAATCGGCTCTGTGAGTATAAATAAAGACACTAAAATTGTCATGGCCAACAATATTGGATATGATACATTTAGAAAAACAAGCAGATATAACTGGCAAAATGATTTTGATAGGGAATACGAAAGAAGAGTATTAAATTCTTATTATCCTACTGAGGAATCGCGCCTTGCTTCTGAAAGTAATGACGATACTTTTTACAAACGAAGAGAATTTGACAATTATTGA
- a CDS encoding AI-2E family transporter, with product MITSKTISNGILRALATILIIGIVLYFLYEIQTVIVYLCISLILCLIANPMVLFLKNKLKFSNSIAATTTIIFFIFLIVGFILLFVPLIISQANNLALLDTAHLQAQFIETENSLEKYFNIPHIDLNKVIKDSKLISFLDFSYFTGFINTIINFMADMGMGLVSVFFITFFFIKDQDIFKDQARRILPDSNEDKILNSVTKINHLLTRYFIGLLLQLIVVFILYLVVLLIFGNKNAFVIAFLCAILNIIPYLGPIIGTTLAAILTMISMIGKDFQSEILPTTIYVVIGFLLVQAIDNNISQPIISSKSVNSHPLEIFLVILISGITFGIVGMIIAIPAFTMIKVILKEFFPDNKIVSVLTERI from the coding sequence ATGATCACATCAAAAACTATTTCTAACGGAATATTAAGAGCCTTAGCTACAATTTTAATAATTGGCATCGTCTTATATTTTTTATATGAAATTCAAACTGTAATTGTCTATTTGTGCATTTCGCTAATATTGTGTTTGATTGCCAATCCGATGGTGCTGTTTTTAAAGAACAAATTAAAATTCAGCAATTCGATAGCCGCTACAACGACAATTATCTTTTTCATTTTTCTAATTGTGGGCTTTATTTTATTGTTTGTTCCTTTAATTATTTCTCAAGCAAATAATCTGGCACTTCTTGATACAGCGCATCTGCAGGCTCAATTTATAGAAACAGAAAACAGTCTTGAAAAATACTTTAATATTCCGCATATAGATTTGAATAAAGTTATAAAAGATTCTAAACTTATTTCTTTCTTAGATTTCAGCTATTTTACAGGATTCATCAACACTATAATCAACTTTATGGCCGATATGGGAATGGGATTGGTATCTGTATTTTTTATTACTTTCTTTTTCATAAAAGATCAGGATATCTTTAAAGATCAGGCTAGAAGAATATTGCCAGATTCAAATGAAGATAAAATTTTAAATTCAGTCACAAAAATAAACCATTTATTGACTCGCTATTTTATCGGATTATTACTGCAGCTAATTGTTGTATTCATTCTCTATCTAGTTGTATTGCTAATCTTCGGAAATAAAAATGCTTTTGTAATTGCTTTTTTATGTGCCATTCTAAATATAATTCCCTATTTGGGGCCTATTATTGGAACAACTTTAGCAGCCATTCTGACTATGATAAGCATGATTGGAAAGGATTTTCAATCAGAAATTCTTCCAACAACAATTTATGTCGTTATTGGATTTTTATTGGTTCAGGCAATTGACAACAATATTAGCCAGCCAATAATTTCGTCAAAAAGTGTAAATTCGCACCCGTTAGAAATATTCTTGGTTATATTAATCAGCGGTATTACGTTTGGAATTGTCGGAATGATAATCGCAATTCCTGCATTTACAATGATTAAAGTAATTTTAAAAGAATTTTTTCCTGACAATAAAATTGTCTCCGTATTAACCGAAAGAATTTAG
- a CDS encoding GNAT family N-acetyltransferase, which produces MIQKVNKTEYPELISVWESSVKATHDFLKSEDFIFYKELIPNFFDNVSLHCIKNDQQQIIGFVGTLDENLEMLFVTADQIGKGIGKKLLLYAIEKLKISKVDVNKDNQTATAFYKHFGFEIQSTSDLDGCGKPYPILHLELTKEPLH; this is translated from the coding sequence GTGATTCAAAAAGTAAATAAAACAGAATATCCCGAACTGATTTCAGTTTGGGAATCTTCAGTAAAAGCAACGCATGACTTTTTAAAATCTGAAGATTTTATATTTTACAAAGAACTTATTCCAAATTTTTTTGATAATGTTTCTTTACACTGTATAAAAAATGACCAACAACAAATTATTGGTTTTGTTGGAACTCTTGACGAAAACTTAGAAATGTTGTTTGTAACAGCAGACCAAATTGGAAAAGGAATCGGAAAAAAGTTATTATTATATGCAATTGAAAAACTTAAAATCTCAAAAGTTGATGTAAATAAAGATAACCAAACAGCCACTGCATTTTACAAGCATTTTGGTTTTGAAATACAATCAACATCCGATTTAGATGGATGCGGCAAACCCTATCCGATTTTGCATTTAGAACTAACAAAAGAGCCACTTCATTAA
- a CDS encoding ThuA domain-containing protein, with amino-acid sequence MKNLIVSILFLLSCFIQQDCLAQKHKKSRFKALVLYENGGHHLPFTKAAKPWLNKLAIDSSFTIDYFEGTKTINEALLKQYQVFIQLDYPPYTWSEESMQAFQKYMNSGKGGWVGLHHATLLGEFDGYPMWKWFSDFMGGIRFVNYIPDFASGKVNIEDKSHPVTKRIPSDFIIQKEEWYIYDKSPRTNVHVLASVDESTYQPNSKIKMGDHPVVWTNDRFASRIVYIFMGHAPELFQNEAYTTLLRNSIFWVAGKK; translated from the coding sequence ATGAAAAATTTAATAGTATCGATTTTATTTCTTTTAAGCTGTTTCATTCAGCAGGACTGTCTGGCTCAAAAACATAAAAAATCACGTTTTAAAGCTTTGGTTTTATATGAAAATGGTGGACATCATCTCCCATTTACCAAAGCGGCTAAACCATGGTTAAATAAACTTGCCATTGACAGCAGCTTTACAATTGATTATTTCGAAGGTACTAAAACAATCAACGAGGCACTTTTAAAACAATATCAAGTTTTTATTCAATTAGATTATCCTCCGTACACTTGGAGTGAAGAATCTATGCAGGCGTTTCAGAAATATATGAACAGCGGAAAAGGTGGATGGGTTGGTTTGCATCACGCTACTCTGCTTGGGGAGTTTGATGGATACCCAATGTGGAAATGGTTTTCTGATTTTATGGGCGGAATCAGATTTGTGAATTACATTCCAGATTTTGCGAGCGGAAAAGTAAATATAGAAGATAAATCTCATCCTGTAACTAAAAGAATTCCATCTGATTTCATTATCCAAAAAGAGGAATGGTATATTTATGACAAAAGTCCCAGAACAAACGTTCATGTTTTGGCTTCGGTTGATGAGTCTACCTATCAGCCAAATTCAAAAATAAAAATGGGAGATCATCCTGTGGTTTGGACGAACGATCGCTTTGCTTCACGAATTGTTTACATTTTTATGGGACACGCACCAGAATTATTCCAAAACGAAGCATACACTACCCTACTTCGAAATTCAATTTTCTGGGTGGCAGGCAAAAAATAA
- a CDS encoding DUF4159 domain-containing protein has product MKKIFYLFLLISLSSFSQEIALLKYSGGGDWYANPTSLPNLISFCNANINTRIKNKPSTVEPSNPDLFSYPFVHMTGHGNVVFSDSDVANLRNYLTAGGFLHIDDNYGMDQYIRKEIKKIFPNNNLVELPANHPIFQKPFPFPNGLPKIHEHDGTRPQAFGIFTDNKLVLLYTYECDLGDGWEDPEVHNDPANVRDKALKMGANIINYIFTN; this is encoded by the coding sequence ATGAAAAAAATATTCTATCTATTTTTACTAATTTCACTCTCTTCTTTTTCTCAAGAAATTGCTTTGCTAAAATACAGCGGTGGTGGCGATTGGTATGCAAATCCAACTTCTTTGCCTAATCTAATTAGTTTTTGCAATGCCAATATAAATACTCGTATTAAAAACAAACCTTCGACTGTAGAACCAAGTAATCCAGATTTGTTTTCGTATCCTTTTGTGCACATGACAGGTCACGGAAATGTTGTTTTTAGCGATTCTGACGTAGCCAACTTAAGAAACTATCTTACAGCCGGCGGTTTTCTGCATATTGATGACAATTATGGAATGGATCAATATATTCGAAAAGAAATCAAAAAAATATTTCCAAATAATAATTTAGTAGAGCTTCCAGCAAATCATCCAATTTTTCAAAAACCGTTTCCTTTCCCAAACGGATTGCCAAAAATTCATGAACATGACGGAACGCGTCCGCAGGCATTTGGCATTTTTACAGACAATAAATTGGTTCTACTTTATACTTATGAATGTGATTTGGGCGATGGCTGGGAAGATCCCGAAGTTCATAACGATCCGGCAAACGTAAGAGACAAAGCCCTAAAAATGGGCGCAAACATTATCAATTATATTTTTACCAATTAA
- the tsaD gene encoding tRNA (adenosine(37)-N6)-threonylcarbamoyltransferase complex transferase subunit TsaD yields the protein MQNQEVFILAIESSCDDTAAAVLHNDKVLSNVVANQLIHNQYGGVVPELASRAHQQNIVPVIDAALRKANVQKEQLSAIAFTQGPGLMGSLLVGTSFSKSLSLALNIPLIAVNHMHAHILAHFIDEEGYDKPEFPFLALTISGGHTQIVKVNSFFDMEIIGETTDDAVGEAFDKSAKILGLPYPGGPLIDKYAKEGNPKAFPFTKPKVPGLDFSFSGLKTAILYFIQKNKQQNPNFIEENLNDICASIQHTIIEILMDKIKLAVKETGITQIAIGGGVSANSGIRNTLKETESKYGWKTFIPKFEYTTDNAAMIGIVGYQKYLSNRFETSAVVSKARIQF from the coding sequence ATGCAAAATCAAGAGGTTTTTATTCTAGCCATCGAAAGTTCATGCGATGATACTGCTGCCGCGGTTCTACATAACGACAAAGTATTGTCAAATGTTGTAGCCAATCAATTAATTCATAATCAATACGGAGGTGTTGTTCCTGAATTGGCTTCCCGAGCACATCAGCAGAATATTGTCCCTGTGATCGATGCTGCACTTCGTAAAGCAAATGTACAAAAAGAACAGTTAAGCGCAATCGCATTTACACAAGGTCCAGGTCTAATGGGATCTTTATTGGTGGGAACTTCTTTCAGTAAATCATTATCATTAGCCTTAAATATTCCGTTAATTGCTGTAAATCACATGCATGCTCATATATTGGCTCATTTTATTGACGAAGAAGGCTATGATAAGCCAGAATTTCCTTTTTTAGCTTTAACGATAAGTGGCGGACATACCCAAATTGTAAAAGTGAATAGTTTTTTTGATATGGAAATTATTGGAGAAACTACAGATGATGCTGTTGGCGAAGCTTTTGATAAAAGTGCTAAAATTCTTGGACTTCCTTATCCTGGCGGACCTTTGATTGATAAATATGCGAAAGAAGGAAATCCGAAAGCGTTTCCTTTTACAAAACCGAAAGTTCCGGGATTAGATTTTAGTTTCTCTGGACTAAAAACGGCTATTTTATATTTCATTCAAAAAAACAAACAGCAGAATCCGAATTTTATTGAAGAAAATCTAAATGATATTTGTGCTTCTATCCAGCATACCATTATCGAAATTTTGATGGATAAAATTAAATTGGCTGTAAAAGAAACTGGAATTACACAAATTGCAATTGGCGGTGGAGTTTCGGCAAATTCGGGAATTAGAAATACGCTAAAAGAAACTGAAAGCAAATACGGCTGGAAAACTTTTATTCCAAAATTTGAATATACAACAGACAATGCTGCAATGATTGGAATTGTAGGTTACCAAAAATACTTATCTAATCGTTTTGAAACTTCTGCGGTGGTTTCTAAAGCAAGAATCCAATTTTAA
- a CDS encoding STM3941 family protein: MNEEIKFYRNAKKTRNLLLYAGAISALLAIMLLYGIGTFDGVFKIKLSIVSGAILLIMLVLTFKVLAGIKDKSPLIQIDSNGFSGRTTPVAKAFGRIEWQDVTDLQLTKVGGDTLVAITIDNKAKYEGHVSKFLWKMAYDEQNSKLNIMYSASEIEINAEELFNLFLRYWKK, encoded by the coding sequence ATGAATGAAGAAATAAAATTTTACCGAAATGCCAAGAAAACGAGAAACTTACTTTTATATGCTGGCGCAATTAGTGCTTTATTAGCAATTATGCTTTTATATGGCATAGGAACTTTTGATGGAGTATTTAAAATAAAACTTTCAATAGTTTCTGGTGCAATTCTTTTAATTATGCTTGTTTTAACATTTAAAGTTCTTGCCGGAATAAAAGATAAATCCCCATTAATTCAAATAGATTCAAATGGTTTTTCTGGAAGAACAACGCCAGTGGCTAAAGCTTTTGGAAGAATAGAGTGGCAAGATGTTACCGATTTGCAATTAACGAAAGTAGGAGGTGATACTTTGGTTGCCATCACAATTGATAATAAAGCCAAGTATGAGGGTCACGTTTCTAAATTTCTGTGGAAAATGGCTTATGATGAACAAAATTCGAAATTGAATATAATGTACTCCGCTTCAGAGATTGAAATTAATGCGGAAGAATTATTTAATTTGTTTTTAAGATATTGGAAAAAATAA
- a CDS encoding class I SAM-dependent methyltransferase, translating to MNNPILHPEIQEYIIQNTGADITKLALQKNPFPDVDWILILNQIEARTKAKEKLPTWFTAENIIYPSKISVEQTSSEKTAAYKASLISGETLIDLTGGFGVDDYYFSKKFKAITHCEINEELSGIVTHNFNQLKVENCTFYTGDSIHLLEESNQKYDWIYIDPSRRNDSKGKVFMLKDCLPNVPELLDFYFEKANSILIKTAPLLDISAGLSELKNVKNIHIIALENEVKELLFEIHKGYAGEITLKTANILKDKTETFEFVLDSEIPSLSYGFPLQYLYEPNAAIMKSGGFDQVSNAFQINKLHKHSHLYTSESLIDFPGRKFEVQKVLSYNKNEMKNELAGKQANITTRNFPETVESIRKKWKIKNGGNLYCFFTTDVKDNKIVLICTKII from the coding sequence TTGAACAATCCTATTTTGCATCCAGAAATTCAAGAATATATAATTCAAAATACTGGTGCAGATATAACAAAATTGGCGCTCCAAAAAAATCCATTCCCCGATGTAGACTGGATTTTAATATTGAATCAAATTGAAGCACGAACAAAAGCAAAGGAAAAACTTCCGACTTGGTTTACAGCCGAAAACATCATTTATCCGAGTAAAATTTCTGTAGAACAAACCTCTTCAGAAAAAACAGCAGCTTACAAAGCTTCTTTAATTTCAGGTGAAACTTTAATTGATTTAACTGGCGGTTTTGGCGTTGACGATTATTATTTTTCGAAGAAATTTAAAGCGATTACGCATTGCGAAATAAATGAAGAATTATCTGGAATTGTAACCCACAATTTTAATCAGCTAAAAGTTGAAAATTGTACATTTTATACTGGAGATTCCATCCATTTATTAGAAGAATCAAACCAAAAATACGATTGGATTTACATTGACCCTTCTCGAAGAAATGACAGCAAAGGTAAAGTTTTCATGCTGAAAGACTGTCTGCCAAATGTTCCTGAATTACTTGATTTTTATTTCGAAAAAGCAAATTCAATTTTAATTAAGACTGCTCCATTATTAGATATTTCAGCAGGATTGTCAGAATTGAAAAACGTAAAGAACATTCACATCATTGCATTAGAAAACGAAGTTAAAGAACTGCTTTTTGAAATTCATAAAGGATATGCAGGCGAAATAACTTTAAAAACGGCCAATATCTTAAAAGATAAAACTGAAACTTTTGAGTTTGTTTTAGACAGCGAAATTCCATCACTTTCTTACGGCTTTCCATTACAATATCTTTACGAGCCAAATGCGGCAATCATGAAATCTGGCGGTTTTGATCAAGTAAGCAATGCTTTTCAGATTAATAAATTGCACAAACATTCGCATTTATATACTTCAGAAAGTTTAATTGATTTTCCTGGAAGAAAATTTGAGGTTCAAAAAGTCCTTTCATACAATAAAAATGAAATGAAAAACGAACTAGCCGGTAAGCAGGCCAATATCACTACACGTAATTTTCCAGAGACTGTAGAAAGCATTAGAAAAAAATGGAAAATAAAAAATGGAGGAAATTTGTATTGTTTTTTTACGACAGATGTAAAAGATAACAAAATAGTTTTAATTTGCACCAAAATAATCTAA
- a CDS encoding M15 family metallopeptidase — protein MKYTLKILFFFLFGISCLHAQNETYTASAEVKISDTTFVNLRDYSNDFVYDMKYATEDNFLKTKVYDCAECMLRLKTVKALVEANKDFLKKGYRIKIYDCYRPLDIQKKMWEIVSNPIYVADPKKGSIHNRGGAVDISLVDITGKEVDMGTSFDFFGIMASHNFKQLSKEILSNRAYLKKTMIKNGFNSFDSEWWHYNLKTGLKDKVSNQKWKCD, from the coding sequence ATGAAATATACTCTCAAAATTTTATTTTTTTTTCTTTTTGGAATAAGCTGTTTGCATGCTCAAAATGAAACTTATACTGCATCAGCTGAAGTGAAAATTTCGGATACTACCTTTGTGAATCTGCGAGATTACAGCAACGATTTTGTTTATGATATGAAATATGCAACCGAAGATAATTTCTTAAAAACAAAAGTTTATGACTGTGCGGAATGTATGCTTCGTTTAAAAACTGTAAAAGCGCTGGTTGAAGCCAATAAAGATTTTTTGAAAAAAGGCTATAGAATTAAAATTTACGATTGTTACAGGCCTTTGGATATTCAGAAGAAAATGTGGGAGATTGTGTCGAATCCGATCTACGTTGCCGATCCAAAAAAAGGCTCCATCCACAATAGAGGAGGAGCCGTAGATATTTCATTGGTCGATATAACCGGAAAAGAAGTGGATATGGGAACTTCTTTTGATTTTTTTGGAATTATGGCGAGTCATAATTTTAAACAGCTTTCAAAAGAAATTCTTTCTAATAGGGCTTATTTAAAAAAGACTATGATTAAAAATGGCTTTAACTCCTTTGATTCTGAATGGTGGCATTATAATTTAAAAACAGGTTTAAAAGATAAAGTTTCCAACCAGAAATGGAAATGCGATTAA
- a CDS encoding zinc metalloprotease produces MKKVIITTFAALMLFACQNEQSDSANADASVPARRGCATQEVLEAQLKADPMLAIRMNEIETFTAQHASSNFTGRLVNGKIEIPVVVNVLYKTAAQNISDAQIQSQIDVLNKDFNALNSDYNNVPALFSGVKANIGITFVLDQVIRKSTTKTSWGTNDAMKKTAQGGIAPTSPTTKLNLWSCVIGGGILGYAQFPGGASATDGVVIDPKYFGLSGSANAPYNLGRTATHEVGHWMNLRHIWGDATCGSDLVSDTPTHNTANYGVPSYPHYSTCTGTPVEMTMNYMDYVDDAAMYMFSTGQKNRISAIFTTGGARAAFAQ; encoded by the coding sequence ATGAAAAAAGTTATTATTACCACATTTGCAGCATTAATGCTGTTTGCATGTCAAAATGAACAATCTGATTCTGCCAACGCAGATGCAAGCGTTCCTGCAAGAAGAGGCTGTGCAACACAAGAAGTTTTAGAAGCTCAATTGAAAGCCGATCCTATGTTGGCAATTAGAATGAACGAAATCGAAACTTTTACCGCACAACACGCAAGTTCAAATTTTACTGGCCGTTTGGTTAATGGAAAAATTGAAATTCCAGTTGTAGTAAACGTTTTATACAAAACTGCTGCACAAAACATTTCAGATGCACAAATTCAATCACAAATCGATGTTTTAAACAAAGATTTTAATGCTTTAAACTCTGACTACAATAATGTACCAGCATTATTCTCAGGAGTTAAAGCTAACATCGGGATTACTTTTGTTTTAGATCAGGTTATCAGAAAATCGACAACTAAAACCTCTTGGGGAACAAATGACGCTATGAAGAAAACAGCTCAGGGCGGAATTGCTCCTACTTCTCCAACTACAAAATTAAACTTATGGTCATGTGTTATTGGGGGCGGAATTTTAGGTTATGCACAATTCCCTGGTGGCGCTTCTGCTACTGACGGAGTAGTAATTGATCCTAAATACTTCGGATTATCTGGTTCTGCAAATGCTCCATATAACTTAGGAAGAACAGCTACACACGAAGTTGGTCACTGGATGAACTTACGTCACATTTGGGGAGATGCAACTTGCGGAAGCGATCTTGTTTCTGATACTCCTACACATAACACAGCAAACTACGGAGTTCCTTCTTACCCTCATTACAGCACTTGTACAGGTACTCCTGTAGAAATGACAATGAACTACATGGATTATGTTGATGATGCTGCAATGTACATGTTCTCAACAGGACAGAAAAATAGAATTTCGGCTATTTTTACAACTGGAGGAGCAAGAGCTGCTTTTGCACAATAA
- a CDS encoding 16S rRNA (uracil(1498)-N(3))-methyltransferase: MQLFFNPNIDETTESFSFDKEESRHIIKVLRKKDADILHVTNGSGLLFETQITLASDNKCIVEVLNITNAEKPKFHLHLAVAPTKMNDRFEWFLEKATEIGIQEITPIFCDRSERKVINRDRFEKIILSAMKQCNETFLPKLNEAISFKEFIKQKQNGLQLIAHCEETDKKSLKEVLKPNEDVTILIGPEGDFSEKEIALALENNYKPVTLGNTRLRTETAAVVACHSVVFFNE, translated from the coding sequence ATGCAGTTATTTTTTAATCCGAATATAGACGAGACAACCGAAAGTTTTTCTTTTGACAAAGAAGAAAGCCGTCACATTATAAAAGTCCTTAGAAAAAAAGATGCAGATATTCTGCATGTTACAAATGGTTCTGGATTATTGTTTGAAACTCAGATTACTTTGGCTTCAGATAATAAATGTATTGTTGAAGTTCTCAACATTACGAACGCTGAAAAACCAAAATTTCATTTGCATTTGGCCGTTGCGCCAACTAAAATGAATGATCGTTTTGAATGGTTTTTGGAAAAAGCAACCGAAATCGGAATTCAGGAAATCACGCCAATTTTCTGCGATCGTTCTGAACGAAAAGTGATTAATCGTGATCGTTTTGAAAAAATCATTCTTTCGGCAATGAAACAATGCAACGAAACTTTTCTTCCAAAATTAAATGAAGCTATTTCGTTTAAAGAGTTCATTAAGCAAAAGCAAAATGGCTTACAATTAATTGCACATTGCGAAGAAACAGACAAAAAATCACTAAAAGAAGTTCTAAAACCAAATGAAGATGTTACCATTTTAATTGGACCGGAAGGCGATTTTTCCGAAAAAGAAATTGCGTTAGCATTAGAAAATAATTACAAACCTGTAACTTTAGGAAATACCCGTTTAAGAACAGAAACAGCTGCTGTTGTAGCTTGTCATAGTGTTGTTTTTTTTAATGAATAA